A stretch of Saccharothrix texasensis DNA encodes these proteins:
- a CDS encoding very short patch repair endonuclease, with the protein MSHHGGVPNLETTDDVRARMSKQRSRDTGIEVALRRELHRLGLRYRVHQRPVRAVRREADVVFGPAKVAVFVDGCFWHGCPEHGTWPKRNGEFWRTKIETNRARDANTDQVLADAGWLAVRVWEHEDPSVAASRVRATVLGRRGRLA; encoded by the coding sequence ATGAGCCATCATGGCGGGGTGCCGAACCTGGAGACGACGGACGACGTCCGCGCCCGGATGAGCAAGCAGCGTTCCCGGGACACGGGCATCGAGGTGGCGTTGCGGCGCGAGCTGCACCGGCTGGGGCTGCGGTACCGGGTGCACCAGCGGCCCGTGCGCGCGGTGCGGCGTGAGGCGGACGTGGTGTTCGGGCCCGCGAAGGTGGCGGTGTTCGTGGACGGGTGCTTCTGGCACGGCTGCCCGGAGCACGGCACGTGGCCCAAGCGCAACGGCGAGTTCTGGCGGACCAAGATCGAGACGAACCGGGCGCGGGACGCGAACACCGACCAGGTGCTGGCGGACGCGGGCTGGCTCGCGGTGCGGGTGTGGGAGCACGAGGACCCGTCCGTCGCGGCGAGTCGGGTGCGGGCCACGGTGCTGGGGCGGCGCGGTCGGCTAGCCTGA
- a CDS encoding DNA cytosine methyltransferase — translation MIDLFAGCGGMTSGFAAAGGYRPVMAVEWDLQAAATYAANFGEDHIRWSDIAAVPDSAIPEVDVIVGGPPCQGFSNLGSKDVNDPRNSLWREYLRFVRKARPSVFVIENVDRFLASTEFALLQAETEGYELSFGILLASDFGVPQRRRRTIVIGSRIGRIPLPVATHPRGRWHTVGDVLRGLPERPVTTALPKSVVEFFGRELPGPFKSPDLHIGRNPTPLSLERYRHIPPGGGRFDLPTELLPRCWREKKTGTTDVMGRLRWDEPSVTIRTEFYKPEKGRYLHPQWEPGDGGHRVDRPITHLEAARLQSFPDSFEWCGTKIEVARQIGNAVPPSLARAIAEHLKPYLTGAEPTAPTCPLCR, via the coding sequence ATGATCGACCTGTTCGCCGGCTGTGGCGGCATGACCTCCGGGTTCGCCGCGGCGGGCGGCTACCGGCCGGTCATGGCGGTCGAGTGGGACCTGCAGGCGGCGGCGACGTACGCGGCGAACTTCGGCGAGGACCACATCCGCTGGTCGGACATCGCGGCCGTGCCGGACAGCGCGATCCCCGAGGTCGACGTGATCGTGGGCGGCCCGCCGTGCCAGGGGTTCTCGAACCTCGGCTCGAAGGACGTCAACGACCCGCGCAACTCGTTGTGGCGCGAGTACCTGCGGTTCGTGCGCAAGGCGCGGCCGTCGGTGTTCGTGATCGAGAACGTGGACCGGTTCCTGGCGTCGACGGAGTTCGCGCTGCTCCAGGCCGAGACCGAGGGTTACGAGCTGAGCTTCGGCATCCTGCTGGCGTCGGATTTCGGCGTGCCGCAACGGCGTCGGCGCACGATCGTGATCGGCTCGCGGATCGGGCGCATCCCGCTGCCGGTCGCGACGCACCCCCGGGGGCGTTGGCACACGGTGGGCGACGTGCTGCGCGGGCTGCCGGAACGGCCGGTGACGACCGCGTTGCCGAAGTCGGTGGTGGAGTTCTTCGGCCGGGAGCTGCCGGGGCCGTTCAAGAGCCCGGACCTGCACATCGGCCGCAACCCCACGCCGTTGTCGCTGGAGCGGTACCGGCACATCCCGCCGGGCGGCGGTCGGTTCGACCTGCCGACGGAGCTGTTGCCGCGGTGCTGGCGGGAGAAGAAGACCGGCACCACGGACGTGATGGGCCGGCTGCGGTGGGACGAGCCGTCGGTGACCATCCGCACGGAGTTCTACAAGCCGGAGAAGGGCCGCTACCTGCACCCGCAGTGGGAGCCGGGCGACGGCGGCCACCGGGTCGACCGCCCGATCACGCACCTGGAGGCGGCGCGGCTGCAGTCGTTCCCGGACTCGTTCGAGTGGTGCGGCACGAAGATCGAGGTGGCGAGGCAGATCGGCAACGCCGTGCCGCCGTCGTTGGCGAGGGCCATCGCCGAGCACCTCAAGCCGTACCTGACGGGCGCCGAGCCGACCGCGCCGACCTGCCCGCTCTGCCGCTAG
- a CDS encoding GlsB/YeaQ/YmgE family stress response membrane protein — translation MEITGLISALFIGVLVGGLGRLVVPGRQKISMLLTLLVGVAAALVGTFAASVLGVSDTPGIDWIELALQVGLAAVGVTTLARRRSRRPQ, via the coding sequence GTGGAGATCACCGGGCTCATCTCGGCGCTGTTCATCGGCGTGCTCGTCGGTGGCCTTGGGCGGTTGGTCGTGCCGGGCAGGCAGAAGATCTCGATGCTGCTGACGCTCCTGGTCGGTGTCGCGGCAGCCCTGGTGGGCACGTTCGCGGCTTCGGTCCTGGGCGTCTCGGACACGCCGGGCATCGACTGGATCGAACTGGCCCTGCAGGTCGGCCTGGCCGCCGTCGGCGTCACCACCCTGGCCCGCCGGAGGTCCCGCCGGCCCCAGTGA
- a CDS encoding DEAD/DEAH box helicase produces the protein MGSPELVRETSGGRRGALRWREWVVPVVWVDGVEGVGGALPPDCRAGASWKFLNDVLGFGRELVRRGRVLPSLDGDGFARWRAALSGVDSLRFAALRASAPPSFRASDGPGDLVQEVLDRAVDREVRAALRGARPGGDGVVGQWLDALVDEPRVVGEVGALRAKVAAWRADGLQQSPVRTCFRLSSPDQGGMAKDGWRVEFLLQAVDEPSVVVTAEQLWHKQDAVLRRWVGRPEDVLLGDLGRAGRLYPALDRALSARRPVELELDVEGAYDFLQHAAVLAEAGFGVMLPSWWRQPHRLGLRLTATSRGTAGQVAKESELGLKVLVDYKWELAVGDERLTEAELQSLAEAKVPLVRVRGQWVHVDPKRLAAGLAFLERGGGQMTAAQVLLHSGLHPEDADLPLPLNGVSATGWLGDLLSGEVEHHLEPVARPKGLVAELRPYQARGLAWLAFLDRLGLGACLADDMGLGKTVQLLALEAHNRAHGKRLPTLLVCPMSVVGNWQREAARFTPGLEVRVYHGAERALDTDCDIVITTYAVVARDAGKLADVSWDRVVLDEAQNIKNSSTRQSKVVRALPARHRVALTGTPVENRLAELWSIMDFVNPGVLGTVNTFRARFAVPVERHHDEDAAVRLRRITGPFVLRRLKTDPRIITDLPDKIEVKQLCTLTPEQATLYQAVVDDMLAKIAEAEGVKRKGLVLATMSRLKQVCNHPAQLLGDGSRVAGRSGKLARLEEVLDEALADGDKALCFTQFTAFGSLVVPHLAARFDTEVLYLHGGTTKRQRDEMVRRFQAEDGPSIFVLSLKAGGTGLNLTAANHVIHLDRWWNPAVEDQATDRAFRIGQRNHVQVRKFVCVGTLEERIDRMIEEKRGLAQLVVGAGEDWLTEMSTGELRELFALSGEAVGD, from the coding sequence GTGGGGTCGCCGGAGTTGGTCCGGGAGACCTCCGGCGGGCGGCGGGGCGCTCTGCGGTGGCGGGAGTGGGTGGTTCCCGTCGTGTGGGTGGACGGGGTGGAGGGGGTGGGCGGCGCGTTGCCGCCGGACTGCCGGGCTGGGGCTTCGTGGAAGTTCCTGAACGACGTCCTCGGGTTCGGGCGGGAGCTGGTTCGGCGCGGCCGGGTGCTGCCGTCGTTGGACGGGGACGGGTTCGCGAGGTGGCGGGCCGCGTTGTCCGGGGTGGACTCGTTGCGGTTCGCCGCGCTGCGGGCGAGTGCGCCGCCGTCGTTCCGGGCCTCCGACGGGCCTGGCGACCTGGTCCAGGAAGTGCTGGACCGCGCGGTCGACCGTGAGGTCAGGGCCGCGTTGCGGGGCGCCCGGCCGGGTGGTGACGGGGTCGTCGGGCAGTGGTTGGACGCGTTGGTGGACGAGCCGCGCGTGGTCGGTGAAGTGGGCGCGCTGCGGGCCAAGGTGGCGGCTTGGCGGGCCGACGGGTTGCAGCAGAGTCCGGTTCGGACCTGCTTCCGGCTCAGCTCACCCGACCAGGGCGGCATGGCGAAGGACGGGTGGCGGGTCGAGTTCCTGCTCCAGGCCGTGGACGAACCGAGTGTCGTGGTGACCGCGGAACAGTTGTGGCACAAGCAGGACGCCGTCCTGCGGCGGTGGGTCGGCCGGCCCGAGGACGTGCTGCTCGGCGACCTCGGCCGGGCCGGGCGGCTCTACCCGGCGCTGGACCGGGCGCTCTCCGCCCGCCGGCCGGTGGAGCTGGAACTGGACGTCGAAGGCGCGTACGACTTCCTCCAGCACGCGGCGGTGCTGGCGGAGGCCGGGTTCGGCGTGATGCTGCCCTCGTGGTGGCGCCAACCCCACCGGCTCGGGCTCCGGCTCACGGCCACCAGCCGCGGCACGGCGGGTCAGGTCGCGAAGGAGAGCGAGCTGGGGCTGAAGGTCCTGGTCGACTACAAGTGGGAGCTGGCGGTCGGCGACGAGCGGCTGACCGAGGCCGAGCTCCAGTCCCTCGCCGAGGCCAAGGTGCCGCTGGTCCGGGTCCGCGGCCAGTGGGTGCACGTCGACCCGAAGCGCCTCGCCGCCGGCCTCGCCTTCCTCGAGCGGGGCGGCGGGCAGATGACCGCCGCGCAGGTCCTGCTGCACTCCGGCCTGCACCCCGAGGACGCCGACCTGCCCCTCCCGCTGAACGGGGTCAGCGCCACCGGCTGGCTCGGCGACCTGCTCTCCGGCGAGGTCGAGCACCACCTGGAGCCGGTCGCGCGACCGAAGGGGCTGGTCGCCGAGCTGCGGCCCTACCAGGCACGGGGACTGGCCTGGCTCGCGTTCCTCGACCGGCTGGGACTGGGCGCGTGCCTGGCCGACGACATGGGCCTCGGCAAGACCGTGCAACTCCTGGCCCTCGAAGCGCACAACCGCGCGCACGGCAAGCGCCTGCCGACGTTGCTGGTCTGCCCGATGTCCGTGGTCGGCAACTGGCAACGCGAGGCCGCCCGCTTCACACCCGGGCTGGAGGTGCGCGTCTACCACGGCGCGGAGCGCGCGCTCGACACCGACTGCGACATCGTCATCACCACCTACGCGGTCGTCGCGCGCGACGCGGGGAAGCTCGCCGACGTGAGCTGGGACCGAGTCGTGCTGGACGAGGCGCAGAACATCAAGAACAGCTCCACCCGGCAGTCGAAGGTGGTGCGCGCGCTGCCCGCCCGGCACCGCGTGGCGCTGACCGGCACGCCGGTGGAGAACCGGCTGGCCGAGCTGTGGTCGATCATGGACTTCGTCAACCCCGGCGTCCTGGGCACGGTCAACACGTTCCGCGCCCGCTTCGCCGTGCCCGTCGAACGCCACCACGACGAGGACGCCGCCGTCCGCCTGCGCCGGATCACCGGCCCGTTCGTGCTGCGCCGCCTCAAGACCGACCCGCGGATCATCACCGACCTGCCGGACAAGATCGAGGTCAAGCAGCTGTGCACGCTGACCCCCGAGCAGGCCACGCTCTACCAGGCCGTGGTGGACGACATGCTGGCCAAGATCGCCGAGGCGGAGGGCGTCAAGCGCAAGGGCCTGGTCCTGGCCACGATGTCGCGCCTCAAGCAGGTCTGCAACCACCCGGCGCAGCTCCTCGGTGACGGCTCGCGCGTCGCCGGCCGCTCCGGCAAGCTCGCCCGGCTGGAGGAGGTCCTGGACGAGGCGCTGGCCGACGGCGACAAGGCGTTGTGCTTCACCCAGTTCACCGCCTTCGGCTCGCTGGTGGTGCCCCACCTGGCCGCGCGGTTCGACACCGAGGTCCTCTACCTGCACGGCGGCACGACGAAGCGGCAGCGCGACGAGATGGTGCGGCGGTTCCAGGCCGAGGACGGCCCGTCGATCTTCGTGCTGTCGCTCAAGGCGGGCGGCACGGGGCTGAACCTGACCGCCGCCAACCACGTCATCCACCTCGACCGCTGGTGGAACCCGGCCGTCGAGGACCAGGCCACCGACCGGGCGTTCCGGATCGGCCAGCGCAACCACGTGCAGGTGCGCAAGTTCGTCTGCGTCGGCACCTTGGAGGAGCGGATCGACCGCATGATCGAGGAGAAGCGCGGGTTGGCGCAGCTGGTGGTCGGCGCCGGCGAGGACTGGCTGACCGAGATGTCGACCGGTGAGCTGCGGGAGCTGTTCGCCCTGTCCGGGGAGGCCGTCGGTGACTGA
- a CDS encoding SWIM zinc finger family protein: protein MTDWHGYHPPSRPIRVEGGLTLRSKRGDVAQTWWSRRFLEVLESFGMAGRLNRGRAYARTGQVMSLSLSSSLVVALVTGTRPEPYRARIGVRKFTDDDWRRIEHALADRAIFAAKLLAGEMPPEIEDVFADLGLTLFPSTMRELHMDCTCPDWEVPCKHLAATCYLLAESFDTDPFEILAWRGRSREDLLDRLRDLRAPVPPEPTEAAPEPEDSFADFWARPKVAEVVPDLVEPSTSRPDALLDQLGPLVVDGRSVTDALRPLYRRFAKP, encoded by the coding sequence GTGACTGACTGGCACGGGTACCACCCGCCGTCGCGGCCGATCCGGGTCGAGGGCGGCCTCACGCTGCGCAGCAAGCGGGGCGACGTCGCGCAGACGTGGTGGTCGCGGCGGTTCCTCGAGGTCCTGGAGTCGTTCGGCATGGCCGGCCGGCTCAACCGCGGTCGCGCGTACGCGCGCACCGGCCAGGTGATGAGCCTGTCCCTGTCGTCGAGCCTGGTGGTGGCGCTGGTGACCGGGACGCGCCCCGAGCCGTACCGGGCGCGGATCGGGGTGCGGAAGTTCACCGACGACGACTGGCGGCGCATCGAGCACGCGCTGGCCGACCGGGCGATCTTCGCGGCCAAGCTGCTGGCGGGCGAGATGCCGCCGGAGATCGAGGACGTGTTCGCCGACCTGGGCCTCACCCTGTTCCCGAGCACGATGCGGGAGCTGCACATGGACTGCACGTGCCCGGACTGGGAAGTGCCGTGCAAGCACCTCGCCGCCACCTGCTACCTGCTCGCCGAGTCGTTCGACACCGACCCGTTCGAGATCCTGGCCTGGCGCGGGCGCTCGCGCGAGGACCTGCTGGACCGGCTGCGCGACCTGCGCGCGCCCGTCCCGCCCGAGCCGACCGAGGCGGCGCCGGAGCCGGAGGACTCCTTCGCGGACTTCTGGGCACGCCCGAAGGTCGCCGAGGTCGTGCCGGACCTCGTCGAGCCGTCCACGAGCCGCCCGGACGCGCTGCTCGACCAGCTCGGGCCGCTCGTCGTGGACGGCCGCTCGGTGACGGACGCCCTGCGTCCCCTGTACCGGCGGTTCGCGAAGCCCTAG
- a CDS encoding MoaD/ThiS family protein, with product MRVLVLIPGPLRQTAGDQAKLEVDLPEPATLGALLDHLAARYPLLDRRLRDERAGLRRHVNFYVDGEECRRLSGPDTSLGPDAEVRILPSVAGG from the coding sequence GTGCGGGTGCTCGTGCTGATCCCCGGCCCGCTGCGGCAGACGGCGGGCGACCAGGCGAAGCTGGAGGTCGACCTGCCCGAGCCCGCCACGCTCGGCGCGCTGCTCGACCACCTGGCCGCGCGGTACCCGTTGCTGGACCGCCGGTTGCGCGACGAGCGGGCCGGGCTGCGCCGCCACGTGAACTTCTACGTGGACGGCGAGGAGTGCCGCCGGCTGTCCGGGCCCGACACCTCGTTGGGCCCCGACGCGGAGGTGCGGATCCTGCCGTCGGTGGCGGGCGGCTAG
- a CDS encoding WD40/YVTN/BNR-like repeat-containing protein, producing the protein MHLLAIGTRKGLWLATSEDRTSWSLSGPHHPMTEVYAVAIDHRRDRPRLLVGTSSPHFGPTVVTSDDLGATWDEPDHAPIAFPEEVALERVWQLALTPDPEVVYAGTQPSALFRSEDGGRTYALVEGLWKHPHRERWGAGFGGQAIHTVLPDPVDPLRLVVAMSTGGVYRTFDGGSSWEPANTGIKAYFLPDPYPEFGQCVHKVSRHPSRPERLFLQNHHGVYRSDDGGATWASIAAGLPADFGFTVVSHPHDPDVVYTFPLTADGDRFPPGGECAVYRSSDAGSSWEALRAGLPDGFWTAVMRDAMCTDAASPAGVYFGSRSGEVYAGADEGKSWRRIAEHLPDVVCVRAAEV; encoded by the coding sequence ATGCACCTGCTCGCCATCGGCACCCGCAAGGGCCTGTGGCTCGCGACCAGTGAAGACCGCACGTCGTGGAGCCTCAGCGGACCGCACCACCCGATGACCGAGGTCTACGCGGTCGCGATCGACCACCGCCGCGACCGGCCGCGGCTCCTGGTCGGCACGAGCAGCCCGCACTTCGGCCCGACCGTCGTGACCAGCGACGACCTCGGCGCGACCTGGGACGAACCGGACCACGCGCCGATCGCCTTCCCGGAGGAGGTCGCGCTGGAACGGGTGTGGCAGCTGGCGCTCACCCCCGACCCGGAGGTCGTGTACGCGGGCACGCAGCCCTCGGCGTTGTTCCGCTCCGAAGACGGCGGCCGGACGTATGCGCTGGTGGAAGGCTTGTGGAAGCACCCGCACCGCGAGCGGTGGGGCGCGGGGTTCGGCGGGCAGGCGATCCACACCGTGCTGCCGGACCCGGTCGACCCGCTGCGGCTGGTCGTGGCCATGTCCACCGGCGGCGTGTACCGGACGTTCGACGGCGGGTCGTCCTGGGAGCCGGCCAACACCGGCATCAAGGCCTACTTCCTGCCCGACCCGTACCCCGAGTTCGGCCAGTGCGTACACAAGGTGAGCCGGCACCCGTCGCGGCCCGAGCGGCTGTTCCTGCAGAACCACCACGGCGTGTACCGGTCGGACGACGGGGGCGCGACGTGGGCGTCGATCGCGGCCGGCCTGCCCGCCGACTTCGGGTTCACCGTGGTCAGCCACCCGCACGACCCCGACGTCGTCTACACCTTCCCGCTGACCGCGGACGGCGACCGGTTCCCGCCCGGCGGCGAGTGCGCGGTGTACCGGTCCTCGGACGCCGGGTCGTCGTGGGAGGCGCTGCGCGCCGGGCTGCCGGACGGCTTCTGGACCGCCGTGATGCGCGACGCGATGTGCACCGACGCGGCAAGCCCGGCCGGCGTCTACTTCGGGTCGCGGTCGGGCGAGGTGTACGCCGGCGCGGACGAGGGGAAGAGCTGGCGGCGGATCGCCGAGCACCTGCCCGACGTGGTGTGCGTGCGGGCGGCGGAGGTGTGA
- a CDS encoding acyl-CoA dehydrogenase: MLFHPNTHDFGHLDAESRRLLRATVDWFEERGKRRLIADDQAKVWYTEFLDFVAREKLFATFCTPAAEAGGDPDKRWDAARNAALSEVLAFYGLQYWYAWQVTVLGLGPIWMSDNAVAREKAAELLDRGSVFAFGLSEKEHGADVYSTDMVLTPTATGFTATGGKYYIGNGNVAGMVSVFGRRADVEGPDGYVFFAVDSQHEKFTLVKNVVDSQMYVSEFHLDGYPVTPDDVLHTGPDAFSAALNTVNVGKFNLCTASIGIDEHAFYEAVTHAHNRVLYGKRVTDFPHVRQNFVDAYARLTAMKLFADRAADYFRSASPEDRRYLLFNPITKMKVTSEGERVVDLLWDVIAAKGFEKDTYFAMAARDIRALPKLEGTVHVNLALVLKFMPNYLFRPAAYDDVPTRHDPADDDFFWRQGPARGLGRIRFHDWERAYREHAHVPNVARFHEQAAALRTLLTTAAPDDEQQQDLDFLLNLGHLFTLVVYGQLALEQARLTDLDTDVLDQVFDVLVRDFSAYAVALHGKASSTEAQQGWAVGQIRKPVVDQARFERVWSKVAALSGAYGMRP, translated from the coding sequence GTGCTGTTCCACCCGAACACCCACGACTTCGGACACCTGGACGCCGAGAGCCGCCGCCTGCTGCGCGCGACCGTCGACTGGTTCGAGGAGCGCGGCAAGCGCCGCCTGATCGCCGACGACCAGGCCAAGGTCTGGTACACCGAGTTCCTCGACTTCGTCGCGCGCGAGAAGCTGTTCGCGACCTTCTGCACCCCCGCGGCCGAGGCCGGCGGCGACCCCGACAAGCGCTGGGACGCCGCCCGCAACGCCGCGTTGAGCGAGGTCCTCGCCTTCTACGGCCTCCAGTACTGGTACGCCTGGCAGGTCACCGTGCTGGGCCTGGGCCCGATCTGGATGAGCGACAACGCGGTGGCCCGCGAGAAGGCCGCCGAGCTGCTCGACCGGGGCTCGGTGTTCGCGTTCGGGCTGTCCGAGAAGGAGCACGGCGCGGACGTCTACTCCACCGACATGGTCCTGACGCCCACCGCCACCGGCTTCACCGCGACCGGCGGCAAGTACTACATCGGCAACGGCAACGTGGCCGGCATGGTGTCGGTCTTCGGCCGCCGCGCGGACGTCGAGGGGCCGGACGGCTACGTGTTCTTCGCCGTCGACTCCCAGCACGAGAAGTTCACGCTGGTCAAGAACGTGGTCGACTCGCAGATGTACGTCAGCGAGTTCCACCTGGACGGCTACCCGGTCACCCCGGACGACGTCCTGCACACCGGCCCGGACGCGTTCAGCGCCGCCCTCAACACGGTCAACGTGGGCAAGTTCAACCTGTGCACGGCGTCGATCGGCATCGACGAGCACGCGTTCTACGAGGCCGTCACGCACGCCCACAACCGGGTCCTGTACGGCAAGCGGGTCACCGACTTCCCGCACGTGCGGCAGAACTTCGTGGACGCCTACGCCCGGCTCACCGCCATGAAGCTGTTCGCCGACCGGGCCGCGGACTACTTCCGCAGCGCCTCCCCCGAGGACCGCCGCTACCTGCTGTTCAACCCGATCACCAAGATGAAGGTCACCAGCGAGGGCGAACGGGTCGTCGACCTGCTCTGGGACGTGATCGCGGCCAAGGGCTTCGAGAAGGACACCTACTTCGCCATGGCCGCCCGCGACATCCGCGCGCTGCCGAAGCTGGAGGGCACGGTCCACGTCAACCTGGCCCTCGTGCTCAAGTTCATGCCGAACTACCTGTTCCGGCCCGCCGCGTACGACGACGTCCCGACCAGGCACGACCCGGCCGACGACGACTTCTTCTGGCGCCAGGGACCGGCCCGCGGCCTCGGGCGGATCCGGTTCCACGACTGGGAGAGGGCCTACCGCGAGCACGCGCACGTGCCCAACGTGGCCCGCTTCCACGAGCAGGCCGCGGCGTTGCGCACCCTGCTGACCACCGCCGCGCCCGACGACGAGCAGCAGCAAGACCTGGACTTCCTGCTCAACCTCGGCCACCTGTTCACCCTGGTCGTCTACGGCCAGCTGGCGCTGGAGCAGGCCCGGCTCACCGACCTGGACACCGACGTGCTCGACCAGGTGTTCGACGTCCTGGTGCGCGACTTCTCGGCCTACGCGGTCGCGCTGCACGGCAAGGCGTCGTCCACCGAGGCGCAGCAGGGCTGGGCGGTCGGGCAGATCCGCAAGCCCGTTGTCGACCAGGCCCGCTTCGAACGCGTCTGGAGCAAGGTCGCGGCGCTGTCCGGCGCATACGGAATGCGTCCCTGA
- a CDS encoding ester cyclase, with amino-acid sequence MTASKALRALREAIVLEHLESENEHEFDTAVSAFDHPRCEIVATGQVFDGRAEVAAYYARVHDAFPDRRSTLVELRHAEDAVVVELELRGTHQGGLRGEEPAGRAYRVRETVFFVFDDARLIGKRVHGGQVDLATGLRA; translated from the coding sequence ATGACCGCGTCCAAGGCACTGCGGGCCCTGCGGGAGGCGATCGTGCTGGAGCACCTGGAGTCGGAGAACGAGCACGAGTTCGACACCGCCGTCAGCGCCTTCGACCACCCCCGGTGCGAGATCGTGGCGACCGGTCAGGTGTTCGACGGCCGGGCCGAGGTCGCCGCCTACTACGCGCGCGTCCACGACGCGTTCCCGGACCGGCGCAGCACGCTGGTCGAGCTGCGCCACGCCGAAGACGCGGTGGTCGTGGAACTGGAGCTGCGGGGCACCCACCAGGGCGGTCTTCGCGGCGAGGAGCCCGCGGGGCGGGCCTACCGGGTGCGCGAGACGGTGTTCTTCGTGTTCGACGACGCCCGGCTGATCGGCAAGCGGGTCCACGGCGGGCAGGTCGACCTGGCGACCGGGCTGAGGGCCTGA
- the cspE gene encoding transcription antiterminator/RNA stability regulator CspE has translation MAVQGTVKWFNAEKGFGFISPDNGGADVFVHYSEIQSNGYRTLEENQRVEFEIGQGQKGPQAQAVRPL, from the coding sequence ATGGCAGTTCAGGGCACCGTCAAGTGGTTCAACGCGGAGAAGGGCTTCGGCTTCATCTCCCCGGACAACGGTGGCGCCGACGTGTTCGTGCACTACTCGGAGATCCAGAGCAACGGCTACCGCACCCTGGAAGAGAACCAGCGGGTGGAGTTCGAGATCGGCCAGGGCCAGAAGGGCCCGCAGGCACAGGCGGTTCGACCGCTCTGA
- a CDS encoding winged helix-turn-helix transcriptional regulator: protein MLAERLRWLLEQGVLERREYSAKPPRHEYALTPKGLEQVELLMVMVRWGDRWTAGEAGPPVLYRHHACGRTAHVEPHCPECGEPMGPADIDVLPGPGAAA from the coding sequence GTGCTCGCCGAACGGCTCAGGTGGCTGCTGGAGCAGGGCGTGCTGGAACGGCGCGAGTACTCGGCCAAGCCGCCGCGCCACGAGTACGCGCTCACGCCGAAAGGGCTCGAACAGGTCGAGCTGCTGATGGTGATGGTGCGCTGGGGCGACCGCTGGACGGCGGGCGAGGCCGGCCCGCCCGTGCTCTACCGCCACCACGCGTGCGGTCGGACCGCGCACGTCGAGCCGCACTGCCCGGAGTGCGGCGAGCCGATGGGGCCGGCCGACATCGACGTGCTGCCCGGCCCCGGGGCCGCCGCCTAG
- a CDS encoding sugar ABC transporter substrate-binding protein: MRRLVRAVSCGLVVLLAAGCGAEVDPLAPPTGSRAPRPVVGVILPDRSSSDRWEDQDRPLLLQALNFAGIEGLIENADGDEAKFASIADEMIGRGVKVLMTTPLSPEGGAEVERKARQAGIPVINYDRISLGGQADYYVSFDNLNVGELQAEGLLKCLGDKQGARIIELQGAPTDNNATLFFDGQRRKLGPKYDTGALKLVDSKAVDKWDPVLGKAAFEQMLSANNGAVDGVVAANDGLAGAAIEVLKAKGLAGQVPVTGQDATLEGLRAILRGEQCMTVYKPIRDEAEAAARLAIAVARGDLSGADDLATGNTRDLVAKRDVKSVLLGADLITRDNVRALVAESVVKHADLCAGDTADDCAELGILTG; this comes from the coding sequence ATGCGTAGGCTAGTCAGAGCGGTGTCCTGTGGTCTCGTCGTGCTGCTCGCCGCCGGGTGCGGCGCGGAGGTCGACCCGCTCGCGCCCCCCACGGGCAGTCGGGCGCCGAGGCCGGTGGTCGGCGTGATCCTCCCCGACCGCTCGTCGTCGGACCGCTGGGAGGACCAGGACCGGCCACTGCTGCTCCAGGCGCTGAACTTCGCGGGCATCGAGGGCCTGATCGAGAACGCGGACGGTGACGAGGCGAAGTTCGCCAGCATCGCCGACGAGATGATCGGGCGCGGCGTCAAGGTGCTGATGACGACCCCGCTGAGCCCCGAGGGCGGCGCGGAGGTCGAGCGCAAGGCGCGGCAGGCGGGCATCCCGGTCATCAACTACGACCGGATCAGCCTGGGCGGCCAGGCCGACTACTACGTCTCGTTCGACAACCTCAACGTCGGCGAGCTGCAGGCCGAGGGCCTGCTCAAGTGCCTGGGCGACAAGCAGGGCGCGCGGATCATCGAGCTGCAGGGCGCGCCGACGGACAACAACGCCACCCTGTTCTTCGACGGCCAGCGCCGCAAGCTCGGCCCCAAGTACGACACCGGCGCGCTGAAGCTGGTCGACAGCAAGGCCGTCGACAAGTGGGACCCGGTGCTGGGCAAGGCCGCGTTCGAGCAGATGCTGTCGGCCAACAACGGCGCGGTGGACGGCGTGGTCGCGGCCAACGACGGGCTGGCCGGCGCGGCGATCGAGGTGCTCAAGGCCAAGGGCCTGGCCGGGCAGGTGCCGGTGACCGGTCAGGACGCCACGCTGGAGGGCCTGCGGGCGATCCTGCGCGGCGAGCAGTGCATGACGGTCTACAAGCCGATCCGGGACGAGGCCGAGGCGGCGGCGCGGCTGGCCATCGCGGTGGCCCGCGGCGACCTGAGCGGCGCGGACGACCTGGCCACCGGCAACACCCGCGACCTGGTGGCGAAGCGGGACGTGAAGTCGGTGCTGCTGGGCGCGGACCTGATCACCCGGGACAACGTGCGCGCGCTGGTGGCCGAGAGCGTGGTCAAGCACGCGGACCTGTGCGCGGGCGACACCGCGGACGACTGCGCCGAGCTGGGCATCCTGACCGGCTAG